In the genome of Staphylococcus durrellii, one region contains:
- a CDS encoding arsenic resistance protein, producing MHKFKNIMETKQAYIYFIAVVLGIILGFTSTTAVEFFKIITIPTIIILMISMFSQLPFRNIKDQYPKFKFIMVLLLSNFIFIPLLVWALITVFNVQSEPIQLGLYLVLLMPCIDYVIVFTSLGKGDATTLLIHTPLLLIVQIILLPLYFTLFLGHTMNDYLNLKLFFYAFMTFILIPLIIALLLQKFDSINFLKKLNDTTSWLPVPMMALVLMSVIASKLYLITNDLIIIYQIIPIYVCFAIIAPIIGNLSAKFFKLNIELRRTIAFSATTRNSLVVLPIALTLPHDLSTVVTSIVVTQTIIELIFEVIYIRVIPKLIK from the coding sequence ATGCATAAATTTAAAAATATAATGGAGACAAAACAAGCTTATATTTATTTTATTGCAGTTGTATTAGGTATAATTCTGGGATTTACTTCAACAACTGCCGTAGAATTTTTCAAAATTATTACAATCCCTACAATTATTATTTTAATGATTAGTATGTTCTCCCAACTGCCCTTTCGTAACATTAAAGATCAATATCCCAAATTTAAATTTATAATGGTGTTGCTACTATCCAATTTTATTTTTATACCGTTATTAGTATGGGCGTTGATAACAGTATTTAATGTACAATCCGAACCGATACAGTTAGGACTTTATTTGGTTTTACTCATGCCTTGTATCGATTATGTCATCGTTTTTACAAGCTTGGGCAAGGGTGATGCTACTACTTTATTAATACATACTCCGCTACTTTTAATTGTCCAAATCATTTTATTACCGCTTTATTTCACTTTATTTCTAGGGCATACAATGAATGATTATTTGAATTTAAAATTGTTTTTCTATGCATTTATGACCTTTATTTTGATACCTTTAATCATCGCATTACTATTGCAAAAGTTTGATAGCATTAACTTCTTAAAGAAACTTAATGACACTACTAGCTGGTTACCCGTTCCTATGATGGCATTAGTACTTATGTCAGTGATTGCTTCCAAATTATACCTAATAACTAATGATTTAATAATTATATACCAAATCATTCCGATATATGTATGTTTTGCTATTATTGCACCAATTATTGGTAATTTAAGTGCCAAATTTTTTAAATTAAACATCGAGTTAAGACGTACTATCGCTTTTAGTGCTACCACGAGAAATTCACTTGTAGTATTACCTATCGCCTTAACATTACCGCACGATTTATCTACTGTGGTTACCTCCATTGTAGTTACTCAAACAATCATAGAGTTAATATTTGAAGTTATTTATATCCGAGTCATACCTAAACTTATAAAATAA
- a CDS encoding GlsB/YeaQ/YmgE family stress response membrane protein translates to MGFIIMIIVGGIIGWLAGVILGKDIPGGILGNIIAGLIGSALGSKILGTWGPVLGGVPIIPALIGAIILILIVSFILKALRK, encoded by the coding sequence ATGGGCTTTATAATTATGATTATAGTTGGAGGTATCATCGGCTGGTTAGCTGGTGTAATCCTTGGTAAAGATATACCAGGAGGGATTTTAGGTAATATTATTGCCGGTTTAATTGGTTCGGCTCTTGGTAGTAAGATTTTAGGTACATGGGGACCTGTATTAGGCGGCGTTCCAATTATTCCAGCATTAATCGGTGCAATTATATTAATATTAATTGTTTCATTTATATTAAAAGCACTAAGAAAATAA
- a CDS encoding sulfite exporter TauE/SafE family protein has translation MSITLITFILLAIFLGAFIRTYFGFGEALISMPLLALIGLDINSSISIIGLAGLTVAIFNILSELKHIKYKILSLMLCSSIIGIPIGIYILHHFNTAIIQVILALLLFLYGSYAFCKRQCFKNNRKLTLHSPYWSTIAGIISGILGSLYNSHGVPIVIYATLSKWPIKTFKSTLQAHFLLTAIFVVIGQASGNVWTDKTVPIYLMSLPLLLLATFIGRYLTIKTPAADFEKWVYLLIATLGLLLLFSI, from the coding sequence ATGTCTATAACTTTAATTACATTTATATTACTAGCTATCTTTTTAGGGGCATTTATACGTACTTATTTTGGCTTTGGCGAAGCTCTAATTAGTATGCCTTTATTAGCATTAATTGGTTTAGATATTAATAGTTCTATATCGATTATAGGTTTAGCCGGTTTAACCGTTGCAATATTTAATATTTTATCTGAATTAAAACATATAAAGTACAAAATTTTAAGTTTAATGTTATGCAGTAGTATAATCGGTATCCCTATTGGTATATATATCTTGCATCATTTTAATACAGCAATAATACAAGTCATATTAGCACTCTTGTTATTTTTATATGGTTCTTATGCTTTTTGCAAAAGACAATGCTTTAAAAACAATCGAAAACTCACGCTACATTCGCCTTATTGGAGTACAATTGCGGGTATTATTTCAGGCATTTTAGGTAGCTTATACAATTCTCATGGCGTCCCTATAGTCATCTATGCAACACTAAGCAAGTGGCCTATTAAAACATTTAAAAGTACCTTGCAAGCGCATTTCCTACTTACCGCAATTTTCGTGGTTATCGGTCAAGCATCTGGTAATGTATGGACAGATAAGACTGTACCTATTTATTTAATGTCCTTACCATTGTTACTTTTAGCCACATTTATTGGTAGATATTTAACTATAAAAACTCCAGCAGCTGATTTTGAGAAATGGGTTTATTTACTTATTGCAACATTAGGACTGTTATTGTTGTTTTCTATTTAA
- a CDS encoding ABC transporter substrate-binding protein yields MKKFMFLILSLLVITAACGNKDSQEKGTKDKKTYTTTDGKKIQIPKNPKRVVLLTANYGNLKKLGVKPVAITNAFPNSKYIGNDKVKKVDPENVEEVTKLKPDLIITYKENKNNKKFSKIAPTVPIKVQKFDYKQTHVEYGKLVNKEKKAKQQAEEVSKKLEQDGKEIKKHIGNDATFSIMDIQQKDIYQFGARFGRGSDTLYDGFKLKEDPEAKKAMPAERFMKVPKEKFNDYTGDFLMVPTVDGKKPNTDFTKSSIWKNNKAVKNNKVIYYPADEAIYGDLITVEKQGEQFKKEIMER; encoded by the coding sequence ATGAAAAAATTTATGTTTCTGATATTGAGTCTACTTGTAATTACAGCAGCATGTGGGAACAAAGACAGTCAAGAAAAGGGTACTAAAGATAAAAAAACTTATACAACTACGGATGGAAAGAAAATTCAAATACCTAAAAATCCTAAGAGGGTAGTACTACTAACGGCCAATTATGGTAATTTGAAAAAATTAGGTGTTAAACCAGTCGCAATAACGAATGCTTTTCCTAATTCGAAATACATAGGTAATGATAAGGTCAAAAAAGTAGACCCTGAAAATGTTGAGGAAGTTACTAAGTTGAAACCAGATTTAATTATTACATATAAAGAGAATAAAAATAATAAAAAATTCTCTAAAATTGCACCAACCGTACCTATCAAAGTTCAAAAATTTGATTACAAGCAAACACATGTAGAGTACGGTAAATTGGTTAATAAAGAGAAAAAAGCTAAACAACAAGCAGAAGAAGTATCAAAAAAATTAGAACAAGATGGTAAAGAAATTAAAAAGCATATTGGAAATGATGCTACATTTTCAATCATGGATATTCAGCAAAAAGATATATACCAGTTTGGTGCTCGTTTTGGTCGAGGCAGCGATACGTTATACGATGGTTTTAAATTAAAAGAAGATCCTGAAGCCAAAAAAGCGATGCCAGCTGAAAGATTTATGAAAGTGCCAAAAGAGAAATTTAATGATTATACTGGTGATTTCCTGATGGTACCAACAGTCGATGGTAAGAAACCTAATACAGATTTCACTAAATCATCTATATGGAAAAATAATAAAGCGGTTAAAAATAATAAAGTGATTTATTACCCTGCTGACGAAGCTATTTATGGGGATTTAATTACCGTAGAGAAGCAAGGAGAACAATTCAAAAAAGAAATAATGGAAAGATAA
- a CDS encoding DinB family protein — MIKEQFQASYNLLRKHIRDIDEKQATIQPDNANNNIKWQLGHLILLNDFLVFETINGEHVLEQTAAKYFLWGTSPKNFDGNEPSFNELKLLLDDQLDRIFIALEKQLKKDRNEPIVLKDVDIVMENFNQSIHFAIIHTNRHFGQIVLLKSMINK, encoded by the coding sequence ATGATTAAAGAACAATTTCAAGCTTCATATAATTTATTAAGAAAGCATATAAGAGATATTGACGAAAAGCAAGCTACAATTCAACCAGACAATGCTAATAATAATATTAAATGGCAATTAGGACATTTAATATTACTAAATGACTTTTTAGTATTTGAAACTATTAATGGAGAACATGTTTTAGAGCAAACTGCTGCAAAATATTTTCTTTGGGGAACATCGCCAAAAAACTTTGATGGAAACGAACCTTCTTTTAATGAATTAAAATTATTATTAGATGATCAACTCGATAGAATATTCATTGCTTTAGAAAAGCAATTAAAGAAGGATAGGAATGAACCAATTGTACTTAAAGATGTAGACATAGTTATGGAAAATTTCAATCAATCTATTCATTTTGCTATTATTCATACTAATCGACACTTTGGTCAAATTGTATTATTAAAGTCTATGATTAATAAGTAG
- a CDS encoding fatty acid desaturase, with product MNKENRNLLQKLRKSVKPFERNNKKKSTIQIINTLPPLFILIILSIVTFQIHWSLAMLISIIASCFLVRTFIIFHDCCHGSFFKKQKHNAFLGNITGFLTFFPYQKWRREHLLHHAGSGNLEKRGIGDIWVMTIEEYQNASTFERLKYRIYRNPFVMFFLGPIFLVFISNRLNSKDIKSKERYNTWLNNLSLILIYGMLLYFLGLIIFITVFVPMVFIAGVIGIWLFYIQHTFEDSYFEDASKWNFVKASIEGSSFYKLPKLLQWITGNIGYHHVHHLNPKIPNYQLEKTHTTVVPLHHATTITLIESFASLKYKLYDEKHKYFITFKQFKKNYNPM from the coding sequence ATGAATAAAGAAAATAGAAATCTACTACAAAAACTTCGCAAATCAGTTAAACCTTTTGAACGCAATAATAAAAAAAAGAGTACAATACAAATTATAAATACTTTACCACCACTCTTCATACTTATCATATTAAGTATTGTTACCTTTCAAATACACTGGTCTTTAGCTATGTTAATTAGTATAATCGCATCTTGCTTTTTGGTTAGAACTTTTATTATATTTCACGATTGTTGTCACGGATCTTTTTTTAAAAAACAAAAGCACAATGCCTTCCTTGGTAATATAACTGGCTTTTTAACCTTTTTCCCGTATCAAAAATGGCGCAGAGAGCATTTACTACACCATGCTGGTAGTGGGAATTTGGAAAAACGAGGCATAGGTGATATATGGGTAATGACTATAGAAGAATACCAAAACGCGTCAACTTTTGAACGTTTAAAATACCGTATTTATAGGAATCCTTTTGTAATGTTTTTCTTAGGCCCTATATTCTTAGTTTTTATATCAAATCGTCTAAACTCTAAAGACATAAAATCAAAAGAACGTTATAATACTTGGTTAAATAATTTGAGCTTAATTTTAATATATGGAATGCTTTTATATTTCTTAGGTCTAATCATTTTTATCACTGTATTCGTACCAATGGTTTTCATTGCCGGTGTAATTGGAATATGGTTGTTTTATATACAACATACATTTGAAGACTCATATTTTGAAGACGCTTCTAAATGGAATTTTGTTAAAGCATCTATAGAAGGTAGTTCATTTTACAAACTACCTAAATTATTACAATGGATTACTGGAAACATAGGATATCATCATGTGCACCATCTAAATCCTAAAATTCCTAATTATCAATTAGAAAAGACGCACACGACTGTTGTTCCATTGCATCACGCTACTACAATAACACTAATAGAAAGCTTTGCATCATTAAAATATAAATTATATGATGAAAAACATAAATACTTCATAACTTTCAAACAGTTCAAGAAAAATTATAATCCAATGTGA
- a CDS encoding nucleoside triphosphate pyrophosphohydrolase family protein: MELNKIVEESMKIREAYHALEEKYHGRKWDIQEDALAMSTDVGLISRLIMDEANIWPAKKDETNNLEYKIGEVVWWLSVISDKSEIDFNKAVEDFIKKKQSDFNIE; this comes from the coding sequence ATGGAATTAAATAAAATAGTAGAAGAAAGTATGAAGATCCGTGAAGCGTATCATGCTCTAGAAGAAAAATACCATGGAAGAAAATGGGATATCCAAGAAGATGCTCTGGCTATGTCAACAGATGTAGGTTTAATTAGTAGACTTATAATGGATGAAGCTAATATATGGCCTGCTAAAAAAGATGAAACTAATAACTTAGAATATAAAATTGGTGAAGTTGTGTGGTGGTTGTCCGTTATATCTGATAAAAGTGAAATAGATTTTAACAAAGCTGTGGAAGATTTCATTAAGAAAAAACAAAGCGATTTTAATATTGAATAA
- the smpB gene encoding SsrA-binding protein SmpB has protein sequence MPKKKSPGTLAENRKARHDFNIEDTIEAGIVLQGTEIKSIRRGSANLKDSYAQVKRGEIYLQNMHIAPYEEGNRFNHDPRRSRKLLLHKREIGKLGERTREVGYSIVPLKLYLKHGNCKVLLGIARGKKKYDKRQALKEKAVKRDVDREMKARY, from the coding sequence ATGCCAAAGAAAAAATCACCAGGTACGTTAGCTGAAAATCGTAAGGCCAGACATGATTTTAATATTGAAGATACGATTGAAGCGGGCATTGTGTTACAAGGAACTGAGATTAAGTCAATACGACGTGGCAGTGCCAACTTAAAAGATAGTTATGCTCAGGTGAAACGTGGAGAAATATACTTGCAAAACATGCATATAGCACCATATGAAGAAGGCAACCGCTTTAACCACGATCCTAGACGTTCACGTAAGCTATTATTGCATAAACGGGAAATCGGTAAGTTAGGAGAAAGAACGAGAGAAGTTGGTTATTCGATTGTTCCTTTAAAACTCTATTTAAAACATGGTAACTGCAAAGTCTTATTAGGTATTGCACGTGGTAAGAAAAAATACGATAAACGTCAAGCTTTAAAAGAAAAAGCGGTGAAACGTGATGTAGATAGAGAAATGAAAGCCCGTTATTAA
- the rnr gene encoding ribonuclease R codes for MNLKQSIEEIIKQPDYEPMSVSDFQDALGLNSADSFRDLIKVLVELEQTGLIERTKTDRYQRKENNKTKQGSLIKGKLSQNKKGFAFLRPEDSDMDDIFIPPTKINRALDGDTVLVELHNSRGDHKGKTEGEVKSIETHSVTQVVGTYSEARHFGFVIPDDKRIMQDVFIPKGQNLGAVDGHKVLVQITKYADENANPEGHISAILGHKNDPGVDILSIIYQHGIEIEFPDSVLEEAEQVPDEIAPDEIKGRKDLREELTITIDGADAKDLDDAISVKKLNNGHTELTVSIADVSYYVSEDSVLDKEAYDRATSVYLVDRVIPMIPHRLSNGICSLNPNVDRLTLSCRMELDERGDIVSHEIFDSVIHSDYRMTYDEVNEIITDKNEATRQKYSEITPMLDLAQDLSQRLISMRKRRGEIDFDINEAKVLVDSDGIPTDVQVRSRGEGERLIESFMLAANETVAEHFDKLEIPFIYRVHEQPKSDRLRQFFDFITNFGLMIKGTGEEIHPATLQKIQQEVEGLPEQMVISTMMLRSMQQARYDDTNLGHFGLSAEYYTHFTSPIRRYPDLIVHRLIRKYLVDKTMDSREEHKWEEKLPEIAEHTSQRERRAIEAERDTDELKKAEYMVQHIGEEFEGIISSVANFGMFIELPNTIEGMVHVANLTDDYYYFDERQMAMIGERQAKVFRIGDTVKIKVINVDVDERMIDFQIVGMPLPKTERSQRPARGKTIQAKTRDKSSDKNKDNDDKGNKKKKTRKGKNQRNRDNQSNGNTKHKPFYKDKKVKKQARKKKK; via the coding sequence ATGAATTTAAAACAATCCATTGAAGAAATAATTAAACAACCAGATTATGAACCGATGTCGGTGTCCGATTTTCAAGATGCCTTAGGTTTAAACAGTGCCGACTCATTTAGAGATTTAATAAAGGTGCTCGTAGAACTAGAACAAACTGGTTTAATAGAAAGAACTAAAACGGATAGATATCAACGAAAAGAAAATAACAAAACTAAACAAGGTTCACTTATTAAAGGAAAGTTAAGTCAAAACAAAAAAGGTTTTGCTTTTTTACGTCCGGAAGATAGTGACATGGATGATATCTTTATTCCCCCAACAAAAATTAACAGGGCGTTAGATGGCGATACTGTATTAGTAGAGCTTCACAATTCAAGAGGCGACCATAAAGGTAAGACTGAAGGTGAAGTGAAATCTATCGAAACACATTCAGTAACTCAAGTTGTAGGTACTTATAGCGAAGCGCGACACTTTGGCTTTGTTATACCGGATGATAAACGTATTATGCAAGACGTCTTTATTCCTAAAGGTCAAAATTTAGGAGCAGTAGATGGGCATAAAGTATTAGTACAAATAACAAAATACGCTGATGAAAACGCTAATCCTGAAGGTCATATTTCTGCGATTCTAGGTCATAAAAATGATCCTGGCGTCGATATATTATCAATCATTTATCAACATGGCATTGAAATCGAATTCCCTGATAGTGTGTTAGAAGAAGCAGAACAAGTACCAGATGAGATTGCACCAGACGAAATTAAAGGCAGAAAAGACTTGCGTGAAGAACTTACTATAACGATTGATGGTGCAGATGCTAAAGATTTAGACGATGCTATTAGCGTTAAGAAACTAAACAATGGTCATACAGAACTCACAGTAAGTATTGCCGATGTAAGTTATTATGTGAGTGAAGATTCAGTTTTAGACAAAGAAGCATATGATAGGGCTACAAGTGTTTATTTAGTAGACCGTGTAATTCCAATGATTCCACACCGCTTGAGTAATGGTATATGTTCATTAAATCCTAATGTAGATAGATTAACTTTAAGTTGTCGAATGGAACTTGATGAACGTGGAGACATTGTGAGTCATGAAATATTTGATAGTGTTATTCATTCAGATTACAGAATGACTTACGACGAAGTAAATGAAATTATTACTGATAAAAATGAAGCAACACGTCAAAAATATAGTGAAATCACGCCAATGCTTGATCTAGCACAAGATTTATCTCAACGTTTAATCTCAATGAGAAAGCGTCGTGGTGAAATCGACTTTGATATTAACGAAGCTAAAGTACTTGTTGATTCAGATGGTATTCCAACAGATGTACAAGTGCGTAGTCGTGGCGAAGGTGAACGCTTAATTGAATCGTTTATGTTAGCCGCTAATGAAACAGTTGCAGAACATTTTGATAAATTAGAAATACCTTTTATTTATCGTGTGCATGAACAACCAAAATCAGATCGTTTGCGTCAATTCTTTGATTTTATTACTAACTTTGGCTTAATGATTAAAGGAACTGGAGAAGAAATTCATCCAGCGACATTACAAAAAATACAACAAGAAGTAGAAGGTTTACCGGAGCAAATGGTAATTTCTACGATGATGCTTCGTTCTATGCAACAAGCTCGCTATGACGATACAAACTTAGGTCACTTTGGTTTATCTGCTGAGTATTACACTCACTTTACTTCACCAATAAGAAGATATCCTGATTTAATTGTGCATAGATTAATACGTAAGTATTTAGTCGACAAGACGATGGATAGTAGAGAAGAACATAAATGGGAAGAGAAGTTACCAGAAATCGCTGAACACACTTCTCAAAGAGAACGTAGAGCGATAGAAGCAGAACGTGATACTGATGAACTTAAGAAAGCCGAATATATGGTTCAACATATCGGTGAAGAATTTGAAGGTATTATTAGTTCTGTAGCAAACTTTGGTATGTTTATTGAATTACCAAACACTATCGAAGGAATGGTACATGTAGCTAATCTAACAGATGACTACTATTACTTTGACGAGCGTCAAATGGCAATGATTGGTGAACGCCAAGCTAAAGTATTCCGCATCGGAGATACCGTTAAAATAAAGGTTATCAATGTAGATGTCGACGAACGAATGATTGATTTCCAAATCGTAGGTATGCCGTTACCTAAGACAGAACGTAGTCAACGTCCTGCACGTGGCAAAACGATTCAAGCCAAAACACGCGACAAGTCTTCAGATAAAAACAAAGACAATGACGACAAAGGCAATAAAAAGAAAAAAACACGAAAAGGTAAAAATCAGCGAAACCGCGATAACCAAAGTAATGGCAACACGAAACACAAACCTTTTTACAAAGACAAAAAAGTAAAGAAACAAGCACGTAAAAAGAAAAAATAA
- a CDS encoding alpha/beta hydrolase: MQIKLPEPFFFEGSNRAVLLLHGFTGNSADVRQLGRFLQKKGYTCYAPQYEGHAAPPEEILESSPHVWFKDALDGYDFLVDKGYDEIVVAGISLGGCYALNISLNRDVKGIITMCSPMYIKTEGSMFKGVLEYARKFKQYEGKDESTIEKEMSAFKPTDTLKELQGQIQNIREHVDEVIDPLFVVQGELDEMINTDSANIIYNESDSDEKSIKWYKNSGHVITIDKEKELLFEDIYDYLESLNWSE; encoded by the coding sequence ATGCAAATTAAACTACCAGAGCCATTTTTCTTTGAAGGAAGTAATCGAGCGGTGTTGCTGTTACATGGTTTCACAGGAAATTCAGCCGATGTAAGACAGCTAGGGAGATTCCTACAGAAAAAAGGCTATACTTGTTATGCACCTCAATATGAAGGACACGCGGCGCCACCAGAGGAAATTCTAGAATCAAGTCCTCACGTTTGGTTTAAAGATGCCTTAGATGGTTATGATTTCCTCGTTGATAAAGGGTACGATGAAATTGTAGTAGCAGGTATTTCACTGGGGGGCTGTTATGCTTTAAATATAAGCTTAAATCGAGATGTAAAGGGTATTATAACCATGTGTTCTCCTATGTATATTAAGACTGAAGGTTCAATGTTCAAAGGTGTACTTGAATATGCACGTAAATTTAAACAATATGAAGGCAAAGATGAATCAACGATTGAAAAGGAAATGTCTGCATTTAAACCGACAGATACTTTAAAAGAACTACAAGGTCAAATACAGAATATACGCGAACACGTTGATGAAGTAATAGATCCATTGTTTGTCGTACAAGGTGAACTGGATGAAATGATAAATACAGATTCAGCAAATATTATATACAACGAAAGTGACTCAGATGAAAAATCAATAAAATGGTATAAAAATTCAGGTCATGTCATTACAATTGACAAAGAAAAAGAACTATTATTTGAAGACATTTATGATTACTTAGAATCATTAAATTGGTCTGAATAA
- the secG gene encoding preprotein translocase subunit SecG, producing MHTLMIILLVIDCIALITVVLLQEGKSNGLSGAISGGAEQLFGKQKQRGIDLFLHRLTIVLSVIFFLLMLGISYFGV from the coding sequence ATGCACACGTTAATGATAATACTTTTAGTAATAGATTGTATTGCATTAATAACTGTTGTATTACTCCAAGAAGGTAAAAGTAATGGACTTTCAGGCGCTATTAGTGGTGGTGCTGAGCAGTTATTTGGAAAGCAAAAACAACGTGGTATCGACTTATTTTTGCATAGATTAACAATTGTATTGTCTGTCATTTTCTTCTTGTTAATGTTAGGCATAAGTTATTTTGGTGTATAA
- the eno gene encoding surface-displayed alpha-enolase gives MPIITDVYAREVLDSRGNPTVEVEVLTESGAFGRALVPSGASTGEHEAVELRDGDKDRYLGKGVTKAVENVNEIIAPEIVEGEFSALDQVSIDKMMIQLDGTENKGKLGANAILGVSIAVARAAADLLGQPLYKYLGGFNGTELPVPMMNIVNGGSHSDAPIAFQEFMILPVGAESFKESLRWGAEIFHNLKSILKKRGLETAVGDEGGFAPKFEGTEDAVETIQEAIKAVGLEPGKDVFLGFDCASSEFYENGVYDYAKFEGPNGAKRSAEEQVDFLEQLVNKYPIISIEDGMDENDWDGWKVLTERIGDRVQLVGDDLFVTNTVKLAEGIEKGIGNSILIKVNQIGTLTETFDAIEMAQKAGYTAVVSHRSGETEDTTIADIAVATNAGQIKTGSLSRTDRIAKYNQLLRIEDELYETAKFKGLKAFYNLSK, from the coding sequence ATGCCAATTATTACAGATGTTTATGCTCGCGAAGTCTTAGACTCACGTGGTAACCCAACTGTTGAGGTTGAAGTATTAACTGAAAGTGGCGCATTTGGACGCGCGTTAGTACCTTCAGGTGCATCAACAGGTGAACATGAAGCAGTAGAATTACGCGACGGTGATAAAGACCGTTATTTAGGAAAAGGTGTTACTAAAGCAGTAGAAAACGTTAACGAAATTATCGCACCTGAAATCGTTGAAGGTGAATTTTCAGCTTTAGATCAAGTATCTATCGACAAAATGATGATTCAATTGGACGGTACAGAAAATAAAGGTAAATTAGGCGCTAACGCTATTCTTGGTGTATCAATCGCCGTAGCTCGTGCTGCAGCTGATTTACTTGGACAACCACTTTACAAATATTTAGGTGGCTTCAATGGTACTGAATTACCAGTTCCAATGATGAACATCGTTAATGGTGGTTCTCACTCAGACGCACCAATCGCATTCCAAGAATTTATGATTTTACCTGTAGGTGCTGAGTCATTTAAAGAATCATTACGTTGGGGCGCTGAAATTTTCCATAACTTAAAATCAATCCTTAAAAAACGTGGTTTAGAAACAGCTGTAGGTGACGAAGGTGGTTTCGCTCCTAAATTTGAAGGTACTGAAGATGCAGTAGAAACTATCCAAGAGGCTATCAAAGCTGTAGGTTTAGAACCAGGTAAAGACGTATTCTTAGGCTTTGACTGTGCATCATCAGAATTCTATGAAAATGGTGTTTATGACTACGCTAAATTCGAAGGTCCAAATGGTGCTAAACGTTCAGCTGAAGAGCAAGTTGATTTCTTAGAACAATTAGTAAACAAATATCCTATTATCTCTATCGAAGATGGTATGGATGAAAATGATTGGGATGGTTGGAAAGTTTTAACTGAACGTATCGGTGACCGTGTACAATTAGTCGGTGATGATTTATTCGTAACTAACACAGTTAAATTAGCTGAAGGTATCGAAAAAGGTATTGGTAACTCAATCTTAATTAAAGTTAACCAAATTGGTACTTTAACAGAAACTTTTGACGCTATTGAAATGGCTCAAAAAGCTGGTTATACAGCAGTAGTTTCTCACCGTTCTGGTGAAACTGAAGATACAACAATTGCTGACATTGCCGTAGCTACTAATGCTGGTCAAATCAAAACTGGTTCATTATCAAGAACTGACCGTATAGCTAAATATAATCAATTATTACGTATCGAAGATGAATTATATGAAACAGCTAAATTTAAAGGATTAAAAGCATTCTACAATTTATCTAAATAA